The following coding sequences lie in one Halorarum halophilum genomic window:
- a CDS encoding metal-dependent transcriptional regulator produces MLSDVMEDYLKAIYVLQTEDGPPVSTSAIAERLDKTPPTVTSMLDTLTERGLVEREKYKGAELTPEGRTVALEVIRHHRLLEAYLAEQLDYSWSEVHEEADILEHHISEEFERRVAEVLGNPTIDPHGDPIPGADLEPPSDSDTRPLTDFEVGDDIVIARVSDRDDEELEYLERAGITPGTAATIVDVAPFGMVTVRVAGEEQSLPDSVAASVRVRSESGDEASLKPSDA; encoded by the coding sequence ATGCTGAGCGACGTGATGGAGGACTACCTGAAGGCGATCTACGTCCTCCAGACCGAGGACGGTCCCCCCGTCTCAACCTCCGCTATCGCGGAACGGCTGGACAAGACGCCCCCGACCGTGACGAGCATGCTCGACACGCTCACGGAACGTGGCCTCGTCGAGCGCGAGAAGTACAAGGGCGCGGAGCTGACGCCGGAGGGGCGGACCGTCGCGCTGGAGGTCATCCGGCACCACCGACTGCTCGAGGCGTACCTCGCCGAGCAGCTCGACTACTCGTGGAGCGAGGTGCACGAGGAGGCCGACATCCTCGAACACCACATCAGCGAGGAGTTCGAGCGGCGCGTTGCCGAGGTGCTCGGAAACCCGACGATCGACCCCCACGGCGACCCCATTCCGGGCGCGGATCTCGAACCCCCGTCCGACTCGGACACCCGACCACTCACCGACTTCGAGGTGGGTGACGACATCGTCATCGCCCGCGTGAGCGACCGCGACGACGAGGAGCTCGAGTACCTCGAACGCGCGGGTATCACGCCCGGAACCGCCGCGACCATCGTCGACGTTGCGCCGTTCGGGATGGTTACCGTCCGGGTCGCCGGCGAGGAGCAGAGCCTTCCCGACTCGGTCGCCGCGTCCGTGCGCGTTCGGTCCGAGTCCGGCGACGAGGCCTCCCTGAAACCCAGCGACGCGTGA
- a CDS encoding threonine synthase, protein METTDAFRGLGCTGCGASFDADEHGRCPECGGSLDPAYDYDTVDAREFTGDGGGVGRADDRPGHWRFDALLPFPASAGLSASEGDTPLVRTDRLAGELGVAAAYVKDEGRNPTGTFIDRGTSLAVTAAADRGVEPLALAAAGNAGQSAAAYAGRADLRSYAFVPSRTAFSNKAMVNVHGGDMRVVGGRYGDAAAAVDDQLQTEYYSLQEFTTPYRHEGAKTVAFELFADVGVPDAVVVPVGTGELLVGLVKGFGELRTVGAADALPSVYAVQPEGCAPIAAAWRADADAVEPWEGPDTIVGELEIEDPAGGDRALDALAEVDGDALTVPDGDALESAVTVCQSEVLEVGGPGGVALAGAWALAEDSELDEDDEVVVVNPDAGAKTPDVLRSHLMGQGI, encoded by the coding sequence ATGGAAACGACGGATGCGTTCCGCGGGCTCGGCTGTACGGGCTGTGGCGCGTCGTTCGACGCCGACGAACACGGCCGGTGTCCGGAGTGCGGGGGATCGCTCGACCCGGCGTACGACTACGACACGGTCGACGCCAGGGAGTTCACTGGCGACGGCGGAGGGGTCGGCCGCGCGGACGATCGGCCGGGCCACTGGCGCTTCGACGCGCTGCTCCCGTTTCCCGCCTCGGCGGGACTGTCGGCGAGCGAGGGCGACACGCCGCTCGTCCGGACCGACCGACTCGCCGGCGAACTCGGCGTCGCTGCCGCTTACGTGAAGGACGAGGGACGCAATCCCACCGGAACGTTCATCGACCGCGGAACGAGCCTCGCCGTGACCGCCGCCGCAGACCGGGGGGTCGAACCGCTCGCGCTCGCGGCCGCCGGCAACGCCGGCCAGTCGGCCGCCGCGTACGCCGGTCGGGCGGACCTCCGTTCGTACGCGTTCGTCCCGTCGCGGACGGCGTTCTCGAACAAGGCGATGGTCAACGTCCACGGCGGCGACATGCGCGTGGTTGGCGGCCGCTACGGCGACGCCGCGGCGGCGGTCGACGACCAGCTCCAGACGGAGTACTACTCGCTCCAGGAGTTCACCACGCCGTACCGGCACGAGGGCGCGAAGACCGTCGCGTTCGAACTGTTCGCGGACGTCGGTGTTCCCGACGCGGTCGTCGTTCCGGTCGGCACCGGCGAACTGCTCGTGGGGCTCGTGAAGGGGTTCGGGGAACTCCGGACGGTCGGGGCCGCGGACGCACTCCCCTCGGTGTACGCCGTCCAGCCGGAGGGGTGTGCGCCGATCGCCGCGGCGTGGCGGGCGGATGCCGACGCGGTTGAACCGTGGGAGGGTCCGGACACCATCGTCGGCGAACTGGAGATCGAGGACCCGGCTGGCGGTGACCGAGCGCTCGACGCGCTCGCGGAGGTGGACGGGGACGCGCTCACCGTCCCGGACGGCGACGCCCTGGAGAGCGCCGTGACCGTCTGCCAGTCCGAGGTGCTCGAAGTCGGCGGCCCGGGCGGCGTCGCGCTCGCGGGCGCGTGGGCGCTGGCCGAGGACAGCGAACTGGACGAGGACGACGAGGTCGTCGTCGTCAACCCCGACGCCGGCGCGAAGACGCCGGACGTGCTCCGGAGCCACCTCATGGGACAGGGGATCTGA
- a CDS encoding thiamine pyrophosphate-dependent dehydrogenase E1 component subunit alpha — protein MTGRDGADAPEDRRADTSGQTAADADDPMGEVYRVLDADGVPVRTVPDIVDGVLLDIYRDMRTARRFDERAVSLQRQGRIGTFASIAGQEAVSVAATHALREDDPVFYQYREHGAVIARGFPPGYLSFWMGHEEGTAALADIDVFPLAIGIASHIPHAVGAAMAFDYRGEDRVSATFFGDGATSEGDFHEALNFAGVFDTPSVFFCTNNQWAISVPSDRQTASESYAAKAEAYGFEGVRVDGMDPLAVYDAARRAAAKAREGGTPHEGADDGVDHRPTLIETVAYRFGAHTTADDPSVYRDEAELERWRRWDPLPRFEAFLRGRGLLDDERIDAIADEVEERVAEVIEAGEGVEPDPASMFEHVYDRPTPELREQRDALLDSIQRHGHEAFDREE, from the coding sequence ATGACAGGTCGGGACGGAGCTGACGCGCCGGAGGACCGTAGAGCCGACACGTCAGGGCAGACGGCAGCCGACGCGGACGACCCGATGGGCGAGGTGTACCGCGTGCTCGACGCGGACGGGGTCCCGGTCCGCACCGTACCGGACATCGTGGACGGCGTTCTGCTCGACATCTACCGCGACATGCGGACGGCGCGGCGGTTCGACGAGCGGGCGGTGAGCCTCCAGCGCCAGGGCCGGATCGGGACGTTCGCCTCCATCGCCGGCCAGGAGGCCGTCTCCGTCGCAGCCACCCACGCGCTGCGCGAGGACGACCCGGTGTTCTACCAGTACCGCGAGCACGGCGCCGTCATCGCGCGGGGGTTCCCCCCGGGCTACCTCTCGTTCTGGATGGGTCACGAGGAGGGGACCGCCGCGCTCGCCGACATCGACGTGTTCCCGCTGGCCATCGGCATCGCGTCCCACATCCCGCACGCCGTCGGTGCGGCGATGGCCTTCGACTACCGGGGTGAGGACCGCGTCTCCGCGACGTTCTTCGGCGACGGCGCGACCTCCGAGGGCGACTTCCACGAGGCGCTCAACTTCGCGGGGGTGTTCGACACGCCGAGCGTCTTCTTCTGCACCAACAACCAGTGGGCCATCTCGGTCCCGAGCGACCGCCAGACCGCCTCGGAGTCGTACGCGGCGAAGGCCGAGGCGTACGGCTTCGAGGGCGTCCGCGTCGACGGGATGGACCCGCTGGCAGTGTACGACGCCGCTCGCCGGGCGGCGGCGAAGGCCCGTGAGGGCGGGACCCCCCACGAGGGAGCGGACGACGGCGTCGACCACCGGCCGACCCTGATCGAGACCGTGGCATACCGCTTCGGCGCCCACACGACCGCCGACGACCCGTCGGTGTACCGCGACGAGGCGGAACTCGAGCGGTGGCGGCGCTGGGACCCGCTTCCGCGGTTCGAGGCGTTCCTGCGCGGGCGGGGGTTGCTCGACGACGAACGGATCGACGCGATCGCCGACGAGGTCGAGGAACGTGTGGCCGAGGTGATCGAGGCGGGCGAGGGGGTCGAACCCGACCCCGCGTCGATGTTCGAGCACGTCTACGACCGGCCGACGCCGGAGCTCCGGGAGCAGCGGGACGCGCTGCTCGACTCCATCCAGCGACACGGCCACGAGGCGTTCGACCGCGAGGAGTGA
- a CDS encoding metallophosphoesterase, with product MPTFRFRDRAVHLPEADALVCADLHVGRAEASDVEYPLGEGADLEGRLRALLAEWSPTEVVFAGDVLHEFGRVSLASDRSLAGLADVCRDEGATPVVVAGNHDTLLSEVWDGTIHDAYALDAGGERVVVRHGHEAPPRDEDADCYVVGHDHPTIDIEGQRRPCFLYGPGQFRGTDVLMLPSFTRLAAGVTVNGMGTRDFDSPFVTDANALRPVVRDDDADETLEFPPLGEFRRLL from the coding sequence GTGCCGACGTTCCGCTTTCGCGACCGCGCAGTCCACCTCCCGGAGGCGGATGCGCTCGTCTGTGCCGACCTCCACGTCGGTCGAGCCGAGGCCTCCGACGTCGAGTACCCGCTCGGCGAGGGCGCGGACCTGGAGGGGCGACTCCGCGCCCTGCTCGCGGAGTGGTCGCCGACCGAGGTGGTGTTCGCCGGCGACGTGCTCCACGAGTTCGGCCGTGTCTCACTCGCGAGCGACCGGTCGCTCGCCGGCCTCGCCGACGTCTGCCGCGACGAGGGAGCGACGCCCGTCGTCGTCGCCGGCAACCACGACACCCTGCTCTCGGAGGTGTGGGACGGGACGATCCACGACGCCTACGCGCTCGACGCGGGCGGGGAACGAGTCGTCGTCCGCCACGGCCACGAGGCGCCGCCGCGGGACGAGGACGCTGACTGCTACGTCGTCGGCCACGACCACCCGACAATCGACATCGAGGGGCAGCGCCGGCCGTGTTTCCTCTACGGGCCGGGTCAGTTCAGGGGGACCGACGTGCTGATGCTCCCGTCGTTCACCCGACTCGCCGCCGGCGTGACGGTGAACGGCATGGGGACGCGCGACTTCGACTCGCCGTTCGTGACCGACGCGAACGCGCTCCGCCCGGTCGTCCGCGACGACGACGCGGACGAGACGCTGGAGTTCCCGCCGCTGGGGGAGTTCCGACGGCTGCTCTGA
- a CDS encoding DUF6663 family protein translates to MEVTTDGRFRVLSREGDAYVLVDLAPTEDPADAYEPMRVAAEGYEGELGEAVAALEPGFVVDAELAWTEGDARFASLSVRRRGRFLFADDVENLFEAARDTWQDARAAGDGMASRVTHDTDGEPNGALYVFADAGARDLLAEFRNGTTPVEPLVQRVNEQTGDVEGESGSGETANDEGDDPPEREVFVLRPADGAFVVVYVAFAKDGLLARTVRDTYF, encoded by the coding sequence ATGGAGGTGACCACCGACGGGCGGTTCCGGGTCCTGTCCCGCGAGGGGGACGCGTACGTGCTCGTCGATCTCGCGCCCACGGAGGACCCGGCGGACGCGTACGAACCGATGCGCGTGGCCGCCGAGGGCTACGAGGGGGAACTCGGCGAGGCGGTCGCGGCACTCGAACCGGGGTTCGTCGTCGACGCGGAACTCGCCTGGACCGAGGGGGACGCGCGGTTCGCGTCGCTCTCGGTCCGTCGGCGTGGCCGGTTCCTGTTCGCCGACGACGTCGAGAACCTCTTCGAGGCCGCACGCGACACCTGGCAGGACGCCCGGGCGGCCGGCGACGGGATGGCCTCGCGGGTCACGCACGACACCGACGGGGAGCCGAACGGCGCCCTGTACGTCTTCGCCGACGCGGGGGCGCGGGACCTCCTCGCCGAGTTCCGGAACGGAACGACCCCGGTCGAACCGCTCGTCCAGCGGGTGAACGAGCAAACCGGGGACGTGGAGGGGGAGAGCGGGAGCGGGGAGACCGCGAACGACGAGGGCGACGACCCTCCCGAGCGCGAGGTGTTCGTCCTCCGGCCCGCCGACGGCGCGTTCGTCGTCGTCTACGTCGCCTTCGCGAAGGACGGGTTGCTGGCCCGGACGGTCCGGGACACCTACTTCTGA
- the cca gene encoding CCA tRNA nucleotidyltransferase — protein MTETDLDALLARVRERVTPDAAERDRLRAAATDLAERAAAAVAELPAPADEADVLQVGSTARGTWLAGDRDIDLFVRFPTELSNADLEEYGLRVGHATLPDGREEYAEHPYVKGEYDGFDVDLVPCYDVPDATAIRSSVDRTPFHNAYLDARLDDDLTGEVRVFKRFLKGVGVYGSDLRTEGFSGYLAELLVLEHGSARGTMEAAAEWTPQVRFDPEDHGVGSFDDPLVVVDPTDLERNVAAVLSADNLARFQHHARDLLAEPRADVFFPPEPKPIGADEVREHVRRRGTAPVAVAFDAPDIVDDQLYPQLRRSIDGVERALTGRGFEVLRSTTAATDANGDEDGGGGERGDAGDSGRSRRAALLLELSHRTLPGVERHEGPPVHVHDHAAGFYGKYAGTDAYGPFVDDGRYVVEREREERDAVALLDSDLLFEAALGARVETALREGYEVLAGEDVGELAESFGEELREYFEPRV, from the coding sequence ATGACCGAGACGGACCTCGACGCGCTCCTCGCCCGCGTTCGCGAGCGGGTGACGCCCGACGCGGCCGAGCGCGACCGGCTCCGGGCGGCGGCGACCGACCTCGCGGAACGCGCCGCCGCCGCGGTCGCGGAGCTCCCCGCACCCGCCGACGAGGCCGACGTGTTGCAGGTCGGCTCCACCGCCCGCGGGACGTGGCTCGCCGGGGACCGGGACATCGACCTCTTCGTGCGCTTCCCGACGGAGCTCTCCAACGCGGACCTTGAGGAGTACGGCCTCCGCGTCGGCCACGCTACGCTCCCCGACGGCCGGGAGGAGTACGCCGAGCACCCGTACGTGAAGGGTGAATACGACGGGTTCGACGTCGATCTCGTCCCCTGCTACGACGTGCCCGACGCCACGGCGATCCGCTCGTCCGTGGACCGCACGCCGTTCCACAACGCCTACCTCGACGCCCGACTGGACGACGACCTCACGGGCGAGGTCCGGGTCTTCAAGCGGTTCCTGAAGGGGGTGGGCGTGTACGGGAGCGACCTCCGGACGGAGGGGTTCTCGGGATACCTCGCGGAGTTACTCGTCCTGGAACACGGGAGTGCCCGCGGGACGATGGAGGCAGCCGCCGAGTGGACGCCGCAGGTCCGCTTCGACCCCGAGGACCACGGTGTGGGCTCCTTCGACGACCCGCTCGTCGTGGTGGACCCGACGGACCTGGAGCGAAACGTCGCCGCCGTCCTCTCGGCGGACAACCTCGCACGGTTCCAGCACCACGCGCGCGATCTGCTCGCGGAGCCCCGAGCGGACGTGTTCTTCCCGCCCGAGCCCAAGCCGATCGGCGCCGACGAGGTGCGCGAACACGTCCGACGGCGCGGCACCGCGCCCGTCGCCGTCGCCTTCGACGCGCCGGACATCGTCGACGACCAGCTGTACCCCCAGCTCCGACGCTCGATCGACGGGGTTGAGCGCGCGCTCACCGGTCGGGGGTTCGAAGTACTCAGGTCGACGACCGCCGCGACCGACGCGAACGGCGACGAGGACGGCGGTGGCGGGGAGCGAGGTGACGCGGGCGACTCCGGACGGAGCCGCCGCGCGGCGCTCCTCCTCGAACTGTCCCACCGCACGCTCCCCGGCGTCGAGCGCCACGAGGGGCCGCCGGTCCACGTCCACGACCACGCCGCTGGCTTCTACGGGAAGTACGCGGGGACGGACGCCTACGGACCCTTCGTCGACGACGGCCGGTACGTGGTCGAGCGCGAACGGGAGGAGCGCGACGCGGTGGCGCTGCTCGACTCGGACCTCCTGTTCGAGGCCGCGCTGGGTGCCCGGGTGGAGACCGCGCTCCGGGAGGGGTACGAGGTGCTCGCCGGCGAGGACGTCGGGGAACTGGCCGAGAGCTTCGGGGAGGAACTGCGCGAGTACTTCGAGCCGCGCGTCTAG
- a CDS encoding histone deacetylase family protein, translating to MRFGYSETCLDHDTGTRHPENPDRLRAIKEGLKRKHGVEYVEADPASREAVAAVHDDDYVDEIESFCESGGGNWDPDTVASDGTWAAALAAAGQAQWAAERALAGEDGRDTPFALSRPPGHHAVADDAMGFCFVNNAAVAAQSALDSSEDDGLGADRVAIFDWDVHHGNGTQDIFYERGDVFYASVHEDGLYPGTGDAAETGLGDGAGTTLNASLGAGAGDADYLAVLERAVSPAIERFDPDLVLVSAGFDAHRHDPISRMRVSTEGYALMTDRMRSLADRTDAGLAFVLEGGYGLDTLSEGVAVVHETFDGRPPIEPDEDPKDDTVAVVDDLRDRFDL from the coding sequence ATGCGCTTCGGCTACAGCGAGACCTGTCTCGACCACGACACCGGTACCCGGCACCCGGAGAACCCCGACCGCCTCAGGGCGATCAAGGAGGGCCTCAAGCGCAAACACGGCGTCGAGTACGTCGAGGCCGACCCGGCCTCCCGCGAGGCGGTCGCCGCCGTCCACGACGACGACTACGTCGACGAGATCGAGTCGTTCTGCGAGTCCGGCGGCGGCAACTGGGACCCGGACACCGTCGCCAGCGACGGCACTTGGGCCGCCGCGCTGGCCGCCGCGGGGCAGGCCCAGTGGGCCGCGGAGCGCGCCCTCGCCGGCGAGGACGGCCGGGACACGCCGTTCGCACTCAGTCGCCCGCCGGGCCACCACGCCGTGGCCGACGACGCGATGGGCTTCTGCTTCGTGAACAACGCCGCCGTCGCGGCCCAGTCGGCCCTCGATTCGAGCGAGGACGACGGGCTCGGAGCGGACCGGGTCGCGATCTTCGACTGGGACGTCCACCACGGCAACGGCACGCAGGACATCTTCTACGAGCGCGGCGACGTGTTCTACGCGTCCGTCCACGAGGACGGCCTCTACCCCGGCACCGGCGACGCGGCCGAGACTGGACTCGGTGACGGCGCGGGCACCACCCTGAACGCCTCGCTGGGCGCTGGCGCCGGCGACGCCGACTACCTCGCCGTTCTGGAACGCGCCGTCTCGCCCGCCATCGAGCGCTTCGACCCCGACCTGGTGCTCGTGAGCGCCGGCTTCGACGCCCACCGCCACGACCCCATCTCGCGGATGCGCGTCTCGACCGAGGGGTACGCCCTCATGACCGACCGGATGCGAAGTCTCGCTGACCGGACCGACGCCGGCCTCGCGTTCGTCCTGGAGGGCGGCTACGGTCTCGACACGCTCTCCGAGGGCGTCGCGGTCGTCCACGAGACGTTCGACGGCCGGCCGCCGATCGAACCCGACGAGGACCCGAAGGACGACACCGTGGCGGTCGTCGACGACCTTCGCGACCGGTTCGACCTCTAG
- a CDS encoding histone family protein, whose protein sequence is MSVELPFAPVDEVIRRNAGDLRVSADAAEELARRIQIRGAELAADAAERADEDGRKTLMPSDFGVEQLVDRADLTLPIAPVDRIARLDIDDTYRVSMDARVALADILEDYADNVAHAAAILAHHADRRTVQAEDIETYFALFE, encoded by the coding sequence ATGAGTGTCGAGCTTCCGTTCGCGCCCGTGGACGAGGTCATCCGTCGGAATGCGGGCGACCTCCGGGTGAGCGCCGACGCCGCCGAGGAACTGGCCCGGCGCATCCAGATCCGCGGGGCGGAACTCGCAGCAGACGCCGCGGAACGGGCGGACGAGGACGGCCGCAAGACCCTGATGCCGTCGGACTTCGGGGTGGAGCAGCTGGTCGATCGGGCGGATCTCACGCTCCCGATCGCCCCGGTCGACCGCATCGCGCGCCTCGACATCGACGACACCTACCGCGTCTCGATGGACGCCCGGGTCGCGCTCGCGGACATCCTCGAGGACTACGCCGACAACGTCGCCCACGCGGCGGCCATCCTCGCGCACCACGCCGACCGACGCACCGTACAGGCCGAGGACATCGAGACGTACTTCGCCCTCTTCGAGTAG
- a CDS encoding single-stranded DNA binding protein translates to MGVIEDVYDDVETDVPFEEFEAAVEDKVEQMGGLADEETAAMLIAHELRDEEVNSVADIKPGMDDVKFLAKVMKVGEVRTFERDGEDEDGHVLNVEVADESGRITISMWDGMAVDAAERLSAGDVLRIMGRPKEGYNGLEVAVDKAEPDDDAEVDVEAIEEYRVEDLTLGASDVNLLGKVLDTDSVRTFSRDDGSEGRVANLTLGDETGRIRVTLWDEQTERAEELEAGDTVEVVDGYVRERDGSLELHVGNRGAVEEVDADVEYVPETTDIAALELDETVDIAGGVIETNEKRTFDRDDGSEGQVRNVRIKDGTGEIRVALWGEKADKDIDLADRVVFTDVEVQEGWQDDLEASAGWRSTVSVLEGDGPTGSTGTGAGDGSDERDAGQGGLSSFGDEAAAVTADDDAGGSTDDQDRSDADDGGGVVEFTGTVVQAGDPIILDNGTETRSVETGAKLRLGEEVTVRGVEHDGSIDADDVF, encoded by the coding sequence ATGGGCGTGATCGAGGACGTCTACGACGACGTGGAGACCGACGTCCCGTTCGAGGAGTTCGAGGCCGCGGTCGAGGACAAGGTGGAGCAGATGGGCGGACTCGCGGACGAGGAGACGGCCGCCATGCTCATCGCGCACGAACTCCGCGACGAGGAGGTGAACTCCGTCGCCGACATCAAGCCGGGGATGGACGACGTGAAGTTCCTCGCGAAGGTGATGAAGGTCGGCGAGGTCCGGACCTTCGAGCGCGACGGCGAGGACGAGGACGGGCACGTGCTCAACGTCGAGGTGGCCGACGAGTCCGGCCGGATCACCATCTCGATGTGGGACGGGATGGCCGTCGACGCCGCGGAGCGACTGTCCGCGGGCGACGTGCTCCGGATCATGGGTCGGCCGAAGGAGGGGTACAACGGCCTGGAGGTCGCCGTCGACAAGGCCGAACCGGACGACGACGCCGAGGTCGACGTGGAGGCGATCGAGGAGTACCGCGTCGAGGACCTGACGCTCGGGGCCTCCGACGTCAACCTCCTCGGGAAGGTGCTCGACACTGACTCCGTCCGGACCTTCTCGCGCGACGACGGCTCGGAGGGCCGCGTCGCGAACCTCACGCTCGGCGACGAGACGGGGCGCATCCGGGTCACCCTCTGGGACGAACAGACCGAGCGGGCGGAGGAGCTGGAGGCCGGCGACACGGTCGAGGTCGTCGACGGCTACGTCCGCGAGCGCGACGGCTCACTCGAACTCCACGTCGGCAATCGCGGCGCGGTCGAGGAGGTCGACGCCGACGTGGAGTACGTCCCCGAGACGACCGACATCGCGGCGCTCGAACTCGACGAAACGGTCGACATCGCGGGCGGCGTCATCGAGACGAACGAGAAGCGGACCTTCGACCGCGACGACGGCTCGGAGGGCCAGGTCCGGAACGTCCGCATCAAGGACGGGACGGGCGAGATCCGCGTCGCGCTCTGGGGTGAGAAGGCCGACAAGGACATCGACCTCGCGGACCGCGTCGTCTTCACCGACGTGGAGGTCCAGGAGGGCTGGCAGGACGACCTCGAAGCCTCCGCGGGCTGGCGCTCCACCGTCTCGGTGCTCGAGGGCGACGGGCCGACCGGATCGACCGGAACGGGGGCCGGCGACGGTTCCGACGAGCGCGACGCCGGACAGGGCGGCCTCTCGTCGTTCGGCGACGAGGCGGCTGCGGTAACGGCGGACGACGACGCGGGCGGCTCGACGGACGACCAGGACAGGTCAGATGCGGACGACGGCGGCGGCGTCGTGGAGTTCACCGGGACCGTCGTGCAGGCCGGCGATCCGATCATCCTCGACAACGGGACGGAGACCCGAAGCGTCGAGACCGGCGCGAAGCTCCGCCTCGGCGAGGAAGTGACGGTCCGAGGCGTCGAGCACGACGGCTCCATCGACGCCGACGACGTGTTCTGA
- a CDS encoding DUF309 domain-containing protein — MTEFRAALRAGVALYDAGEFHAAHDPWESAWLPLESGTDDERLLHGLIQFTAALHHAHGRNWSGAVGLAGSALGYLADLPAEYRGVDVAAVRTSLGALERDPERVERAPPPVLTHEGEALAYADLDLEAASVAAEVLAEEYGFDEEVIADAVDYAGEEFGTGRSRFAAMLFDFLDGEPTRAFVFDRLEKHVERKRREEEDVAGLFEEREAER; from the coding sequence GTGACCGAGTTCCGTGCCGCGCTCCGGGCCGGCGTCGCGCTGTACGACGCCGGGGAGTTCCACGCCGCACACGACCCGTGGGAGTCGGCGTGGCTGCCGCTCGAATCCGGGACCGACGACGAGCGGCTGCTCCACGGGCTCATCCAGTTCACGGCGGCGCTCCACCACGCACACGGACGGAACTGGAGCGGCGCCGTCGGCCTCGCGGGGAGCGCCCTCGGCTACCTCGCCGACCTCCCCGCGGAGTACCGCGGTGTCGACGTGGCGGCCGTTCGGACGTCCCTCGGAGCGCTGGAACGCGACCCGGAACGCGTCGAGCGCGCGCCGCCGCCCGTCCTGACCCACGAGGGCGAGGCGCTGGCGTACGCCGACCTGGATCTCGAGGCGGCGTCCGTCGCCGCGGAGGTGCTCGCCGAGGAGTACGGCTTCGACGAGGAGGTGATCGCCGACGCGGTCGACTACGCCGGGGAGGAGTTCGGAACGGGCCGATCACGGTTCGCGGCGATGCTGTTCGATTTCCTCGACGGGGAGCCGACGCGGGCGTTCGTGTTCGACCGGCTGGAGAAACACGTGGAGCGGAAGCGGCGCGAGGAGGAGGACGTGGCCGGGCTGTTCGAGGAGCGCGAGGCCGAGCGATAG
- the azf gene encoding NAD-dependent glucose-6-phosphate dehydrogenase Azf has translation MDDPVLLTGAGGRVGQAILGGIGSEYDWRLLDREPLAEEDIPDGVSDDDVVIGDVTDEEAVREAVDGVGAVIHLAGDPRPTAPWDSVLRNNIDGAHTVFDAAADSGVERVAFASSNHAVGAYETDERTPDMYRADDEYQLNGSELPRPSNLYGVSKASGEIIGRFYHDEHGISVACVRIGNLTKGHPPKEYERGQAMWLSHRDCAHLFDRCLRAEYGYEIVFGISDNDRKYYSIDRAREVLGYEPQDNSAEFTFEGDPKDGV, from the coding sequence ATGGACGATCCGGTGCTTCTAACGGGTGCGGGCGGCCGCGTGGGGCAGGCCATCCTCGGGGGCATCGGCTCCGAGTACGACTGGCGACTGCTCGACCGCGAGCCCCTGGCCGAGGAGGACATCCCGGACGGCGTCTCCGACGACGACGTGGTGATCGGCGACGTGACCGACGAGGAGGCCGTCCGGGAGGCGGTCGACGGCGTCGGCGCGGTCATCCACCTCGCCGGCGACCCCCGCCCGACCGCCCCGTGGGACTCCGTCCTCCGGAACAACATCGACGGCGCGCACACGGTGTTCGACGCGGCCGCCGACTCCGGCGTCGAGCGCGTCGCGTTCGCGTCCTCGAACCACGCCGTCGGCGCCTACGAGACCGACGAGCGCACGCCGGACATGTACCGGGCGGACGACGAGTACCAACTGAACGGGAGCGAACTCCCGCGCCCGTCGAACCTCTACGGCGTCTCGAAGGCCTCGGGCGAGATCATCGGGCGGTTCTACCACGACGAGCACGGCATCTCCGTCGCCTGCGTCCGCATCGGGAACCTCACAAAGGGCCACCCGCCGAAGGAGTACGAGCGCGGGCAGGCGATGTGGCTCTCACACCGGGACTGCGCGCACCTGTTCGACCGCTGCCTCCGCGCGGAGTACGGCTACGAGATCGTCTTCGGCATCTCCGACAACGACCGGAAGTACTACTCCATCGACCGCGCCCGTGAAGTCCTCGGCTACGAGCCCCAGGACAACTCCGCCGAGTTCACCTTCGAGGGCGACCCGAAGGACGGCGTCTGA
- a CDS encoding dihydroneopterin aldolase family protein, translating to MVTDAQQACFEAGIKFGSLYHQFAGTPVSPDSARSLERAMAEAIENQPHCESVVVRIDDVAVADAIDHENGYTELTGRLMEVEMRIRYRGTTVRTRMEMEEGYPLMKLIGVEGGDGGETT from the coding sequence ATGGTCACGGACGCCCAGCAGGCGTGCTTCGAGGCGGGGATCAAGTTCGGGTCGCTGTACCACCAGTTCGCCGGGACGCCCGTCTCGCCCGACAGCGCCAGGTCGCTGGAGCGGGCGATGGCCGAGGCCATCGAGAACCAGCCGCACTGCGAGTCGGTCGTCGTCCGCATCGACGACGTGGCCGTCGCGGACGCGATCGACCACGAGAACGGATACACGGAGCTGACGGGCCGCCTGATGGAGGTCGAGATGCGCATCCGGTATCGGGGTACGACCGTCCGCACGCGCATGGAGATGGAGGAAGGCTACCCCTTGATGAAACTGATCGGCGTCGAGGGCGGCGACGGGGGAGAGACGACCTGA